Part of the Ignatzschineria larvae DSM 13226 genome, TGCCGGTGATCAACGTGGTAGCGCCATTTCTCTGGTTTATCTTTGGTGCTTGGATGTTAACCTTACAATATTGTGATTATGCCTTTGATAATCATAAGATCTCTTTTCCGGTAATGTTAACGAGCCTCAAGCAAGATCGTATTACGAATATACCTTTTGGTGGCTTAGTCTATCTTGCTACTATGGTGCCGATCTTAAATCTCTTTATTATGCCGGCTTCCGTCTGTGCAGGCACTGCGCTTTGGGTAGATCGTTACCGACAAAAACATCTTCCCCAATAATCACTTTAGTATTTGCATTGAATACTCAAATACTTGAATATCCCAAACAGGCTGATTGATAGAGGAACCTTTCACTAGATTCTCCCCTAAAAAGGACGCGTAATGAAGAAATACCCACAAGACACATTAACTACTGCTGAAATAACAGAGATTGTAGAGAAACTCAAAAAGCAACCCGAAAACCACCATTTTGGCAAAAAATTAGGGGAGCTCTTTTTAGGGGATTATTTTGCAAAAGATCAACATTTCGATCTATTAAAGCTTGAAAAAGCCCCTAAAGTAGATGATGATTCTCCTGCTCAGAAAGTGATTCTTATTAATGGTTTTTTAAATAATAAAACCAAAATCTTTGAAGATTGGTTAGAGGCCTACAATGATATTCCGGATAATGTTGAACTCTATGGCTTAACGTGGGATTCAAAAGAGATCAATGATTTTATCAAAAGCTTTGTAGCACCCTCCGCTGCTGCAACGACACTTCTTCGACGAACACCATGGACGATGGTTGCTTATGGCCTTGCGACTAATCCTTGGCATGTTTCTATGAAAAAAGCAGAAGATGCCGGCGAAATGCTCGGGGAAATTTTACAACAGACTCAAGATTCCTACTCACTTGTCGGGCACTCCCTAGGTTGCCGAGTAATCTACTATACCGCAGAATCGCTTCTACAACAGCCCGAAAAGAAACTCCACAACCTCTATCTACTGGGCGGTGCGGTCGGAAATCAGACAGAAGATTGGGAAAAAATTGCCGATCATATTACCGGCAATATCTACAATTGCTACTCTAAAAATGATGATACATTGCGCTATGGCTACAAAATCGCAAATGCGGGATTGAGTAAAGCAATAGGCTACTACCGTATTGACAGTAAACATCCTCGCATTCATAACATCGATTGCACTGAGATTATTGCAGGTCATGATAAATGGAAAGAGAATTACCCTGACGTGTATCGCTTGATAACCCAACAATTGTCCTAAAAATTGGCTCTTTTCTACCCAAACACCCCCTATTTGTGAAATATCTTTTCATATTCCCACCATTGATTTTAAGTTTTCAATTTTGATTCTATAGATCTTTTCAAAGAATAATGTCCTCTGTGATTATTTTTTGCAAAATGATATTTAACCGCTAGAATCAATAGAGCTAACTATAATAAATATAAAATACAATATAAAAATAGAGTACGAAGATTACTGACTCAATAGCCTAGCCAATTAACCTAGCAAATAGACTATCCAACTGAGTAATCATAGAGTGCCAATAGGGAAATAAAAAATAATGGGTATGGATTCACAACATCAAGATGTCAAAAAATTTTTTCGAGATGCGATGGCAACACTTGGTGCCGGCGTTAATGTGATCACGACAGATGGATCTGCTGGTCGCGCAGGATTAACGGCAACCGCAGTGGTTTCTATTACCGATACACCGCCTACGATGATGATCTCAGTGAATCGCAACAGTGCGGTGAATGCGATCTTTAAAGAAAATGGCACAATGGCTGTCAATATTTTAAGCGCTAAACA contains:
- a CDS encoding DUF726 domain-containing protein is translated as MKKYPQDTLTTAEITEIVEKLKKQPENHHFGKKLGELFLGDYFAKDQHFDLLKLEKAPKVDDDSPAQKVILINGFLNNKTKIFEDWLEAYNDIPDNVELYGLTWDSKEINDFIKSFVAPSAAATTLLRRTPWTMVAYGLATNPWHVSMKKAEDAGEMLGEILQQTQDSYSLVGHSLGCRVIYYTAESLLQQPEKKLHNLYLLGGAVGNQTEDWEKIADHITGNIYNCYSKNDDTLRYGYKIANAGLSKAIGYYRIDSKHPRIHNIDCTEIIAGHDKWKENYPDVYRLITQQLS